Part of the Streptomyces sp. NBC_01460 genome, CCGCCGCACGGCGGGCAGCCGTGGCCCCCGGCAGGAGGCAACGGCGCACCGTACGGCGGCCCTCAGGGCGCCCCGTACAGCGGCGGGCACGGCGGCAACGGACACGGGGGTGGGCAGGGACACAGAGGCGGGCACGGCGAACCGGAGTACTTCGGCGAACCGCACCACCAGCCGTCGCAGCAGGACCCGTACGCCAACGCCCCGGGTCACACCCAGGCGTTCAGCATCAACGAGGACCCGTACGGCGACGGCAGCACCTACCAGGCCGGCAACGCCCCGGCGCAGCCCTCCGGGCCGCGGCTCCACTGGAAGCAGCTGCTGAGCGGCATCGTGATGCGGCCGGGACCGACGTTCTGGCAGATGCGCGACTACCCCGTCTGGGGCCCCGCGATCGTCGTCACGTTCGTCTACGGCCTGCTCGCGCTCTTCGGCTTCGACCAGGCACGCGACGAGGCGATCCACGCGGAGGTCTCGACGGCCGCCCCGTACGTGATCTTCACGGGCCTCGGCTTCGTCGTCGGTGGCCTGGTCCTCGGCGCGGTCACCCACACCCTGGCCCGCCAGCTCGGCGGCACGGGCTCCTGGCAGCCGACCGTGGGCCTGTCGATGCTCATCATGTCGATCACGGACGCACCCCGGCTGATCTTCGCCCTGTTCCTCGGCGGCGAGAACTCCCTGGTGCAGATCCTCGGCTGGATCACCTGGCTGGCCGCCGGAGCGCTGTTCACCTCCATGGTGAGCAAGTCCCACGACCTGCCGTGGCCGAAGGCCCTGGGCGCCTCGGCCATCCAGCTGATCGCGCTGCTCTCGATCATCAAGCTCGGCACGATCTGACCCGACGCGCAGGAGGGGCCCCGGTGCACGGCACCGGGGCCCCTCCTGTCGTCTCCGGCGCGCGCGTGCCTAGGAGTCGAGAACCTGACCCTCACGGCGCACGACGGGCTTCTCCACGCTCCACGGGAAGTTGATCCACTGATCGGTCTTCTTCCACACGTACTCGCACTTCACGAGCGAATGCGGCTTCTCGTAGATCACCGCGCTGCGCACCTCGGCCACATGGTCGATGCAGAAGTCACGGACCAGCTTCAGCGTCTTCCCTGTGTCGGCGACGTCGTCGGCGATGAGGACCTTCTTCTGCGAGAAGTCGATGGCGTTCGGGACGGGTGCCAGCATGACCGGCATCTCCAGCGTGGTCCCGACCCCGGTGTAGAACTCGACGTTCACCAGATGAATGTTCTTGCAGTCCAGGGCGTACGCCAGACCGCCGGCGACGAACACCCCGCCCCGCGCGATGCTCAGCACGACATCCGGCTCGTAACCGTCGTCGGCCACCGCCTGCGCCAGCTCACGTACGGCGTGCCCGAAGGCCTCGTACGTCAGATTCTCCCGAGCTTCACCAGCCATGCCGTATCACACCTGAGTCCGATGGAAATTCATGTAAGAACGCGAGGCGGTAGGCCCTCGCTGGCCCTGATAACGCGATCCGTACCGCTCGGATCCGTACGGGAACTCGGACGACGACGTCAGCCGGAACATGCACAGCTGGCCGATCTTCATTCCCGGCCAGAGCTTTATCGGGAGGGTCGCGAGATTCGACAGCTCAAGGGTCACGTGGCCCGAAAACCCGGGGTCGATGAAACCTGCCGTGGAATGCGTCACCAGCCCGAGCCGCCCGAGCGAGCTCTTGCCCTCCAGCCGCGACGCGAGGTCGTCGGGGAGCGAGATGACCTCGTACGTCGAGGCCAGGACGAACTCTCCGGGGTGGAGGATGAACGCCTCGTCGCCCTCGGGCTCGACCTGACGGGTCAGGTCCACCTGCTCGACGGCGGGATCGATATGCGGATAGCGGTGGTTCTCGAACACCCGGAAGTAGCGGTCCAGCCGCACATCGATGCTCGAGGGCTGCACCATCGAGGCGTCGAACGGGTCAATGCGAACCCGCCCGGCATCGATCTCGGCCCGGAGGTCCTTATCTGAGAGAAGCACGCACCGAGGATACGCAGAACGCGCGAGCCGACCCCAACCGGACCGTCCCGCGCGCCTGCCTCACCCCTCTAGCGCTCCTCGAACGCCACAGGAACGGCCTGCCTCAACCGCGCACAGCGCGGGCAGCGGATGAGCCGCCCGGGGCCGATCCGCTCGGACCCGAGCTGCTGCATCGGGAACGACGAGGCAGCAAAAACGTGCCCTTCGGCACAGCGGACGACGGTGCGCTCCATCGACTCCATCAAGTCCCTTCCCCAACCAGCCATGGACGAGACCGCCACATTAGGGGATGAACGGGACGCCACTCCAGGCGGCACTCCGCCCACCCACGCTACGCCCTCAACTCCCCGCACCCGCACCCGCATCCACACCCCGGAACGCCACGCAGACCCCACGGCGAACACGCCGGGGGTCTGCGATGGGGTACAGTGTGGGACGATGCACAGCCGATCATCAGCGTGCCTCGCGGGTGTAGTTTAATGGTAGAACATGAGCTTCCCAAGCTCAGAGCGCGAGTTCGATTCTCGTCACCCGCTCCATGATGAAGGCCCTGGTCGGAGACCAGGGCCTCTCTTGTTGTCTAGACCTCTTTAGGGGCGGCGTGCCCTCCACGTGCCCCAAGTCGCGCGAATGCGCCACGGAAAGGCCCAGGGCACACCTCGCGGCATCCGCGCCAGTCCGCTGGGCCAGGCAACCGCCACCCCCTCCACGAGGCAACGGTCGCCAGCCAAAGGCTGGCGCCACCCCGTCCCGGCAGCACCCCCTACACCAACAAGGACGGGTCCGCTCGGGCGGCATCCCCAGCCCAGCTCTCCCGCACCGGAGTAACCACCCAAGAGCAAAGCAGTAGACGCACACGCAACGACCGAAGCCGCAAGTTGCGACACAGAAAATGCCGAATTACGAACTGAACGTTCCCTTGATGCCATTTCCTGATCAATAGCGAACTTTACTACCCACGCTCACCGCATCATGCAGTTGAATTCTCGCGCATTGCGCCATTCGCGCGCGACAGGCAAAAACGGGGGTTGCAATGAGTGATGCATTGGCGTTTCCCGCACTGGCCGCCTCGGCTCTCCCCCAGGCCATCGGGTTCCTCCTCCACCGTGCCGAGGTAGTCCTCGACCGCCGTGCACAGCGAAGGGATACGAGCGCTCCGCTCCCGCCGGAGGAAGTGGAGGAAGTACCAGACGTGGTGGTCGGGGACCCTGGCCACGCGCTGGACTTCGACCCGGCCGAGGTGACCGACGAGCGAACGGAACGGCTGGAGACGTTGGTGGAGGCGCTCGGGCTGTACGCCGAGAACGGGCACCTGGCCGAGGGGCAGGATGAACGACTGCGCCGCACCCTGGGTCGGCTTCGGGCCCTCCTTGAGGACGTGTACGGACGTCACATCACCTTCGCCGGCGAAGCGCAGCGGCCTGCAAGCGGCATGC contains:
- a CDS encoding Yip1 family protein, coding for MAGFRIGRGRDNRTPQQHPQQQQQPYGAQASPPPHGGQPWPPAGGNGAPYGGPQGAPYSGGHGGNGHGGGQGHRGGHGEPEYFGEPHHQPSQQDPYANAPGHTQAFSINEDPYGDGSTYQAGNAPAQPSGPRLHWKQLLSGIVMRPGPTFWQMRDYPVWGPAIVVTFVYGLLALFGFDQARDEAIHAEVSTAAPYVIFTGLGFVVGGLVLGAVTHTLARQLGGTGSWQPTVGLSMLIMSITDAPRLIFALFLGGENSLVQILGWITWLAAGALFTSMVSKSHDLPWPKALGASAIQLIALLSIIKLGTI
- a CDS encoding phosphoribosyltransferase; the protein is MAGEARENLTYEAFGHAVRELAQAVADDGYEPDVVLSIARGGVFVAGGLAYALDCKNIHLVNVEFYTGVGTTLEMPVMLAPVPNAIDFSQKKVLIADDVADTGKTLKLVRDFCIDHVAEVRSAVIYEKPHSLVKCEYVWKKTDQWINFPWSVEKPVVRREGQVLDS
- the dcd gene encoding dCTP deaminase, whose product is MLLSDKDLRAEIDAGRVRIDPFDASMVQPSSIDVRLDRYFRVFENHRYPHIDPAVEQVDLTRQVEPEGDEAFILHPGEFVLASTYEVISLPDDLASRLEGKSSLGRLGLVTHSTAGFIDPGFSGHVTLELSNLATLPIKLWPGMKIGQLCMFRLTSSSEFPYGSERYGSRYQGQRGPTASRSYMNFHRTQV